One stretch of Miscanthus floridulus cultivar M001 chromosome 18, ASM1932011v1, whole genome shotgun sequence DNA includes these proteins:
- the LOC136523072 gene encoding U-box domain-containing protein 35 isoform X2, protein MAPPRTQREERMEIEEAAGGGEMGEMEAPAVSTVAVAVSGGRSSRHALKWALDKFVPEGRVLFRILHVRPAITMVPTPMGNFIPISQVREDVASAYRKEAEWRASNMLVPFQKMCAQRKVEAEAVLLESDDVASAISEEIGKFNICKLVLGSSSKNIFRRKLKGSKTATKISECIPSFCTAYVISKGKLSFVRSATSDIAETARSISSSTVSSPSTRSLSSCAPSEWGDTYGTANVPLHQPSLPLQRDQALAIINKLSNRRASYSSSVVSEISYNDEPALSRSHSIISEMQFSSGSSGNSVYKSFQRDNLPDNSDQASVSEISENVNHLSDQDDLRLQIERLRVKLQHLHKLHERAQHESLDTTQKLHKLGTRQIEEEIKLKEIQLTEDTARRLVRNQEMEEREAAREAGFNHRSSEMEAKHSYDIEEANENEMGKKIAGRSFDDYNRYTWEEIQASTSSFSSALMIGKGSYGTVYKAKFHHTVAAVKVLNSPEGCGTQQLQQELEVLGKIRHPHLLMMLGACPEHGCLVYEYMENGSLDDMLQHRKNSSPLAWFDRFRIAWEVAAALMFLHSSKPKPIIHRDLKPANILLDRNLVSKIGDAGLSTLLPSMGQYLSTMIKNTAPVGTFCYIDPEYQRTGVLSMKSDVYALGIVLLQLLTARSPMGLAHVVETALEDGFFVDILDATAGQWPLSEAQELAILALRCSEMRRKDRPDLNDHVLPTLERLKDVAAKAREDAFQGHTAPPSHFICPILQEVMVDPYVASDGYTYDRKAIELWLSTNETSPMTSLIPNHSLRSAIMDWRSKSK, encoded by the exons ATGGCTCCTCCTCGGACTCAGAG AGAGGAGAGGATGGAAATCGAGgaagccgccggcggcggcgagatgGGGGAAATGGAGGCCCCCGCGGTCAGCACGGTGGCAGTGGCGGTCAGCGGGGGCAGGAGCAGCAGGCACGCGCTCAAGTGGGCCCTCGACAAGTTCGTCCCCGAAGGGAGGGTCCTCTTCCGGATCTTGCACGTCCGCCCGGCTATCACCATGGTGCCCACTCCAA TGGGAAATTTTATACCAATCTCACAAGTACGCGAGGATGTGGCATCTGCGTACAGAAAAGAAGCAGAATGGCGAGCCAGTAATATGCTAGTTCCTTTCCAGAAGATGTGTGCTCAGAGAAAG GTAGAAGCTGAAGCTGTTTTACTTGAATCAGATGATGTTGCTTCTGCTATAAGTGAAGAGATAGGAAAATTCAATATTTGCAAGTTAGTTTTAGGTTCTTCATCAAAGAATATATTTCGAAG GAAACTCAAAGGAAGTAAGACTGCAACCAAAATATCTGAGTGCATTCCAAGCTTCTGTACAGCATATGTTATTTCAAAAGGCAAACTATCATTTGTGCGCTCAGCTACATCTGACATTGCTGAAACGGCTCGATCCATATCCTCTTCAACTGTTTCTTCACCTAGCACTAGAAGTCTTTCCTCCTGTGCACCTTCAG AATGGGGAGACACATATGGAACAGCAAATGTACCATTGCATCAACCTTCCTTGCCATTGCAGCGTGATCAAGCATTGGCAATCATAAACAAGTTGTCAAACAGGAGAGCTAGCTATTCGAGCAGTGTTGTGAGCGAGATCTCTTACAATGATGAGCCGGCCCTGTCAAGGTCACACTCCATCATATCAGAGATGCAGTTCAGTAGTGGTAGCAGTGGAAATTCTGTTTACAAGAGCTTCCAAAGAGATAATTTGCCTGACAACTCTGATCAGGCATCAGTTTCAGAAATTTCAGAAAATGTAAATCATCTGAGTGATCAG GATGATCTCAGGCTTCAAATTGAAAGGTTGAGGGTCAAATTGCAACATCTTCATAAGCTTCATGAACGTGCTCAGCACGAGTCATTAGACACCACTCAAAAA CTGCAtaagttgggcactcggcaaattgagGAAGAAATCAAGCTGAAAGAAATTCAACTGACAGAGGACACGGCAAGAAGATTAGTAAGAAATCAGGAGATGGAAGAACGCGAAGCAGCGAGAGAAGCTGGATTTAATCATCGCTCCAGTGAAATGGAAGCAAAACACAGTTATGATATCGAAGAAGCTAATGAGAATGAAATGGGAAAGAAGATTGCTGGACGCAGTTTTGATGACTATAATAGGTATACGTGGGAGGAGATTCAGGCATCGACTTCGTCATTCTCTTCTGCTCTTATGATCGGTAAGGGATCATATGGCACAGTTTACAAGGCGAAATTCCATCATACAGTAGCAGCTGTCAAAGTATTAAACTCCCCTGAAGGCTGTGGAACTCAGCAATTACAGCAGGAG CTTGAGGTCCTTGGTAAAATTCGGCACCCTCACCTTCTGATGATGCTTGGAGCATGCCCTGAACATGGTTGCCTGGTTTATGAGTACATGGAAAATGGTAGCCTAGACGACATGCTGCAACACAGGAAGAATTCGTCGCCACTGGCCTGGTTTGACCGTTTCAGGATAGCCTGGGAGGTGGCTGCTGCTCTGATGTTTCTTCACAGTTCAAAACCAAAACCCATCATTCACCGTGACCTGAAGCCTGCGAACATATTGCTAGACAGGAACTTGGTGAGCAAGATAGGTGATGCAGGCCTATCAACTTTGCTTCCAAGCATGGGCCAGTACCTGTCTACAATGATCAAGAACACTGCCCCTGTGGGCACTTTCTGCTACATCGACCCAGAGTACCAAAGGACCGGTGTACTGTCCATGAAGTCCGATGTCTATGCGCTAGGCATTGTGCTCTTGCAGTTGCTGACGGCAAGATCACCGATGGGGCTAGCGCATGTTGTGGAGACTGCACTAGAGGATGGCTTCTTTGTTGACATCCTGGATGCAACTGCTGGGCAGTGGCCTCTCAGTGAGGCACAAGAACTGGCTATTCTAGCACTAAGGTGCTCAGAAATGCGGCGCAAAGACCGGCCTGATTTGAATGATCATGTTCTTCCGACACTGGAACGGCTGAAGGATGTTGCAGCCAAGGCCAGGGAAGATgcttttcaggggcacacagcaCCTCCAAGCCATTTCATTTGCCCCATACTTCAG GAAGTGATGGTCGATCCATATGTCGCATCGGATGGTTACACCTACGATCGTAAGGCGATTGAGTTGTGGCTAAGCACGAACGAGACGTCCCCAATGACCAGCCTGATACCAAATCACTCCCTTCGTTCTGCAATCATGGACTGGAGGTCGAAAAGCAAGTGA
- the LOC136523072 gene encoding U-box domain-containing protein 35 isoform X1 has product MAPPRTQRDSFPAKRTGPKCVCARARVMRREERMEIEEAAGGGEMGEMEAPAVSTVAVAVSGGRSSRHALKWALDKFVPEGRVLFRILHVRPAITMVPTPMGNFIPISQVREDVASAYRKEAEWRASNMLVPFQKMCAQRKVEAEAVLLESDDVASAISEEIGKFNICKLVLGSSSKNIFRRKLKGSKTATKISECIPSFCTAYVISKGKLSFVRSATSDIAETARSISSSTVSSPSTRSLSSCAPSEWGDTYGTANVPLHQPSLPLQRDQALAIINKLSNRRASYSSSVVSEISYNDEPALSRSHSIISEMQFSSGSSGNSVYKSFQRDNLPDNSDQASVSEISENVNHLSDQDDLRLQIERLRVKLQHLHKLHERAQHESLDTTQKLHKLGTRQIEEEIKLKEIQLTEDTARRLVRNQEMEEREAAREAGFNHRSSEMEAKHSYDIEEANENEMGKKIAGRSFDDYNRYTWEEIQASTSSFSSALMIGKGSYGTVYKAKFHHTVAAVKVLNSPEGCGTQQLQQELEVLGKIRHPHLLMMLGACPEHGCLVYEYMENGSLDDMLQHRKNSSPLAWFDRFRIAWEVAAALMFLHSSKPKPIIHRDLKPANILLDRNLVSKIGDAGLSTLLPSMGQYLSTMIKNTAPVGTFCYIDPEYQRTGVLSMKSDVYALGIVLLQLLTARSPMGLAHVVETALEDGFFVDILDATAGQWPLSEAQELAILALRCSEMRRKDRPDLNDHVLPTLERLKDVAAKAREDAFQGHTAPPSHFICPILQEVMVDPYVASDGYTYDRKAIELWLSTNETSPMTSLIPNHSLRSAIMDWRSKSK; this is encoded by the exons ATGGCTCCTCCTCGGACTCAGAG GGACTCGTTCCCTGCTAAACGAACGGGACCtaagtgtgtgtgcgcgcgcgcgcgtgtgatGCGAAGAGAGGAGAGGATGGAAATCGAGgaagccgccggcggcggcgagatgGGGGAAATGGAGGCCCCCGCGGTCAGCACGGTGGCAGTGGCGGTCAGCGGGGGCAGGAGCAGCAGGCACGCGCTCAAGTGGGCCCTCGACAAGTTCGTCCCCGAAGGGAGGGTCCTCTTCCGGATCTTGCACGTCCGCCCGGCTATCACCATGGTGCCCACTCCAA TGGGAAATTTTATACCAATCTCACAAGTACGCGAGGATGTGGCATCTGCGTACAGAAAAGAAGCAGAATGGCGAGCCAGTAATATGCTAGTTCCTTTCCAGAAGATGTGTGCTCAGAGAAAG GTAGAAGCTGAAGCTGTTTTACTTGAATCAGATGATGTTGCTTCTGCTATAAGTGAAGAGATAGGAAAATTCAATATTTGCAAGTTAGTTTTAGGTTCTTCATCAAAGAATATATTTCGAAG GAAACTCAAAGGAAGTAAGACTGCAACCAAAATATCTGAGTGCATTCCAAGCTTCTGTACAGCATATGTTATTTCAAAAGGCAAACTATCATTTGTGCGCTCAGCTACATCTGACATTGCTGAAACGGCTCGATCCATATCCTCTTCAACTGTTTCTTCACCTAGCACTAGAAGTCTTTCCTCCTGTGCACCTTCAG AATGGGGAGACACATATGGAACAGCAAATGTACCATTGCATCAACCTTCCTTGCCATTGCAGCGTGATCAAGCATTGGCAATCATAAACAAGTTGTCAAACAGGAGAGCTAGCTATTCGAGCAGTGTTGTGAGCGAGATCTCTTACAATGATGAGCCGGCCCTGTCAAGGTCACACTCCATCATATCAGAGATGCAGTTCAGTAGTGGTAGCAGTGGAAATTCTGTTTACAAGAGCTTCCAAAGAGATAATTTGCCTGACAACTCTGATCAGGCATCAGTTTCAGAAATTTCAGAAAATGTAAATCATCTGAGTGATCAG GATGATCTCAGGCTTCAAATTGAAAGGTTGAGGGTCAAATTGCAACATCTTCATAAGCTTCATGAACGTGCTCAGCACGAGTCATTAGACACCACTCAAAAA CTGCAtaagttgggcactcggcaaattgagGAAGAAATCAAGCTGAAAGAAATTCAACTGACAGAGGACACGGCAAGAAGATTAGTAAGAAATCAGGAGATGGAAGAACGCGAAGCAGCGAGAGAAGCTGGATTTAATCATCGCTCCAGTGAAATGGAAGCAAAACACAGTTATGATATCGAAGAAGCTAATGAGAATGAAATGGGAAAGAAGATTGCTGGACGCAGTTTTGATGACTATAATAGGTATACGTGGGAGGAGATTCAGGCATCGACTTCGTCATTCTCTTCTGCTCTTATGATCGGTAAGGGATCATATGGCACAGTTTACAAGGCGAAATTCCATCATACAGTAGCAGCTGTCAAAGTATTAAACTCCCCTGAAGGCTGTGGAACTCAGCAATTACAGCAGGAG CTTGAGGTCCTTGGTAAAATTCGGCACCCTCACCTTCTGATGATGCTTGGAGCATGCCCTGAACATGGTTGCCTGGTTTATGAGTACATGGAAAATGGTAGCCTAGACGACATGCTGCAACACAGGAAGAATTCGTCGCCACTGGCCTGGTTTGACCGTTTCAGGATAGCCTGGGAGGTGGCTGCTGCTCTGATGTTTCTTCACAGTTCAAAACCAAAACCCATCATTCACCGTGACCTGAAGCCTGCGAACATATTGCTAGACAGGAACTTGGTGAGCAAGATAGGTGATGCAGGCCTATCAACTTTGCTTCCAAGCATGGGCCAGTACCTGTCTACAATGATCAAGAACACTGCCCCTGTGGGCACTTTCTGCTACATCGACCCAGAGTACCAAAGGACCGGTGTACTGTCCATGAAGTCCGATGTCTATGCGCTAGGCATTGTGCTCTTGCAGTTGCTGACGGCAAGATCACCGATGGGGCTAGCGCATGTTGTGGAGACTGCACTAGAGGATGGCTTCTTTGTTGACATCCTGGATGCAACTGCTGGGCAGTGGCCTCTCAGTGAGGCACAAGAACTGGCTATTCTAGCACTAAGGTGCTCAGAAATGCGGCGCAAAGACCGGCCTGATTTGAATGATCATGTTCTTCCGACACTGGAACGGCTGAAGGATGTTGCAGCCAAGGCCAGGGAAGATgcttttcaggggcacacagcaCCTCCAAGCCATTTCATTTGCCCCATACTTCAG GAAGTGATGGTCGATCCATATGTCGCATCGGATGGTTACACCTACGATCGTAAGGCGATTGAGTTGTGGCTAAGCACGAACGAGACGTCCCCAATGACCAGCCTGATACCAAATCACTCCCTTCGTTCTGCAATCATGGACTGGAGGTCGAAAAGCAAGTGA